TCCCCTCGGCGCACAGCGTGGGTAGCGTGCAGGCCTACGCCTGGCGCAAACCACCCGCCCTGATCGGGTTGTCCTGCCTGCAACGCCTGTTCGAAGGCCAAGCCACTGAACTCCAAGCCCTGTACTGGCAGGCCCAACCAGGTCTCTGGCCCATCCTACTAACGGACCGGCATGACCGTGAATCGGGCAATGCACCAACTACCGATGATCTCGGCAGTTACCGCACCACCCTTCCCGTGCTGATCTCTCAGAGCGAGGCCCCTCACCCCCAGCCGGGCAACCGTGTGGAACTGCTGGCTGGATTCGGCCTGGAGGAGAGCAGCACCCCCCCGTATGTCGTGATCGTGGCCCTTGCACCCGACCGGTCGGCCCTGACCGTCTACGTCTGCCTGACACCGGACACCGTGCAGATCCGGTCTCTGGTTCTCCTGCCTGAAGAAGCAGGCCACCGGTCTGGGCGGGCGGCAACTGCTGCTGAACAGAAAGTGGCCATCATCGGTCTCGGTTCAGTCGGCTCCAGCGTGGCGGAGTTGCTCCTCCGGTCCGGCATTCACCGCCTCGTGCTGATTGACGGTGACGTCATGTTGCCTGGAAACCTGGAACGGCACACCCTGGACTGGCGAGACGTCGGCGCGCACAAGGCGGAGGCCGTCAAACGCCGATTGCTGCACATCGCGCCTCGTGCTGACATCGAGATCATCACGTCCAATCTGAACTGGCAGCAGTCAGCCCGCGTGTATGCCGGTGACATTGACGAGATAGCTGCCTGTACCGTGATCGTCAATGCGACTGGCGACGTGCCGACGGGGCTGCTACTGGGCGCTCTGGCCGAACAGCACCGGAAGGCGTTTGTGTCGGTCGAGGTGTTTGAAGGTGGACTCGGGTGCCTGACCGCCCGGTTCATTCCAGGCCGCGATCCGACATACATGCAGGGAAGAATGGCCTACGAAACGTACTGTGAGGAACGAAGTGTCACGCCCCCCAGTAGTGGCGTCCGCACTTACGAGGCCCTGACCTTTGACGGCGCGCCCATCCAGGCAGATGCCGCCGCAGTCACTGCGGCGGCTGCACAGACAGCCAGAATTGCTCTGGATATTCTTGACGACCGCGTCGAGGCGACTACGTCACCCTGGATGCTCACCGGATACCGTTCGGGCTGGCTGTTTTCCCGTCAGGGCGACAGCATCGCGCTCGATGTGCCACTCCCCACGCAGCCCACACCACCAGCACGCGACCTGAAACTCGCTGAGTGGGCGACCGGACTTGCACAGGAGGCCATTGATGCGGCTCGCTCTCAGCCGTGACCAACGGGAAATCCTCCAGGCTGCCTTACAGCGAGCTGGACGGCGAGAGATCGGGGGGCAGCTGTATGGTGAGCAGTTGGCGCCTTCCCACTTTCTGGTCACCCACCTGACCGTGCAGCATGCCCCTGGGACGATCTCACGCTTTATCGTCGACCTGACACAGGCGACAAAGGACGCGTTCACCTTCTTTCAACGCACCCAGAGGAAGTACGCGCAGTTCAATTACATCGGGGAGTGGCACAGCCATCCCAGCTACGCTGTTCTTCCCAGCAGCACGGACCGGTCAACCATGCGGACCTTGGTGACTGACTCAACATTCAAGGGGTACTTCGCGGTATTGCTCATTGCCCGCCTGGATGGTGAGATGCTCACCGCCGGCGCCTGGCTGTTTGATCCCGCTGGACGGGAAATGTCCGTTCCATTGGAGTGGCCTGAATGAGTGACGAGACGAAACCCACCCTGACCGATGCAAAAGGGTCTGGCGGGATGGTGGCACAAAGCGGCTTTGATTATCAACTCTGGGAAACCCTGTCTCGGTTGCCCGGCTGGCTTCTTCAGCCTGCGTTCGAGCATTCATCCTGGAAGGCCTCGAAGATTTCGAGGCGCGCTTCTTTACGCCGTATGCCTCTCACGGTCACGTCGTTGACCGGTTTCAGGCGAAAGAGGGCAAGCTGAGCAAAAAAGCTCTTCAAGAGGTCCTGGGGAATTTCTTAATATACGAGCAGGCGTTTCCAGGAACGGCACGCGTGCAGACGCTGGTCACGCCAAGCCTGCTGGATCGACTGCAGTGGATCGCCAGGGACCAGACGCGGATTCAGCGGGCGCGACCGTTCTACACACCGTTTGCCACTGTGACCGCCGCCAGTGACCTCAAGTTTCGAAACGATCTGATGGCTGAGTTTGGGCCGCCGCTCGGCAGTTTCGTCGCGGAGAACGTGGATTTCACCCTTCGGCAGTACACCGACGTCCAGTCCGCTCGACTGGCATTCGCACAGGCGTTAGAAGCGGCGTTCCCGGCGCTGGATCTCACACAGAAGCAAGTGAGGGCAGCGTTCGATGATCTGGTGACACTCGCCAACGAGCGTCGAGGGGCAGAGATAACTCGAGCCCAAATTCTTCGGGTCCTGCGGGGCGCCCTCGGCGATCTGATTCTGGACGAGGAGCCACTTCAGGTGCACATTCGCTCGGACCGGGATCTCCCACAGCCACAGGCGATTGAGATTGACGCCTCAGCCTTCGCTGGGGGCGAGGCTGGTTTCCCTGCACCTGAAGAGTGGGTCGCCTTGACGACGCCCATGCGCATGGTCGCTCAGTGGGCTTATCA
Above is a window of Deinococcus sp. LM3 DNA encoding:
- a CDS encoding ThiF family adenylyltransferase, coding for MTLWWLNQWTRLGQERAAVEALAAAEPWFTLTRWTVHKFRLAAEGIITAHGADYLVRLVYPDSFPDVPAWVEPQEDTAQWSHHQYGAGGALCLELRPDNWRADATGAEVLQSAFNLLYKENPQGHGESGVVPSAHSVGSVQAYAWRKPPALIGLSCLQRLFEGQATELQALYWQAQPGLWPILLTDRHDRESGNAPTTDDLGSYRTTLPVLISQSEAPHPQPGNRVELLAGFGLEESSTPPYVVIVALAPDRSALTVYVCLTPDTVQIRSLVLLPEEAGHRSGRAATAAEQKVAIIGLGSVGSSVAELLLRSGIHRLVLIDGDVMLPGNLERHTLDWRDVGAHKAEAVKRRLLHIAPRADIEIITSNLNWQQSARVYAGDIDEIAACTVIVNATGDVPTGLLLGALAEQHRKAFVSVEVFEGGLGCLTARFIPGRDPTYMQGRMAYETYCEERSVTPPSSGVRTYEALTFDGAPIQADAAAVTAAAAQTARIALDILDDRVEATTSPWMLTGYRSGWLFSRQGDSIALDVPLPTQPTPPARDLKLAEWATGLAQEAIDAARSQP
- a CDS encoding Mov34/MPN/PAD-1 family protein, which translates into the protein MRLALSRDQREILQAALQRAGRREIGGQLYGEQLAPSHFLVTHLTVQHAPGTISRFIVDLTQATKDAFTFFQRTQRKYAQFNYIGEWHSHPSYAVLPSSTDRSTMRTLVTDSTFKGYFAVLLIARLDGEMLTAGAWLFDPAGREMSVPLEWPE